From the genome of Vitis riparia cultivar Riparia Gloire de Montpellier isolate 1030 chromosome 2, EGFV_Vit.rip_1.0, whole genome shotgun sequence, one region includes:
- the LOC117905518 gene encoding disease resistance protein RPM1-like yields the protein MAESVVTFLLNKLATLPQLEQLKLLRRVWGDVEYIRDELERMKAFLRVADAMEESDEELKVWVRQVSDVAYDTEDVLDEFSHRLAVHPQQEWFCGLLDMISFCTPNNLTNRLRIAYKMKAIKSRVINISEGHRRYRYRSDVARQECSSSSSITTAATNINARNIERRGDALLLDEAELVGINQHKSLLIECLVKGGCGAGLKVVSVVGMGGLGKTTLVKKVYDDIEVRKHFESHMWITVSQSFKTEELLKDMIRQLYDGIRQPVPNSVDMGSSQMLKASIKDFLQQRRYLLILDDVWDLHAWEALKYTLPNSNCDGRVLLTTRNVDTASTACKESHGNVYTFKPLSQEESWTLFCKKTFPAESCPSYLEGISKCILQRCEGLPLAIVAVSGVLSTKDGIDEWESVHRSLGAELEGNNKFDSLKEILLLSYNDLPYYLKSCFLYMSIFPEDYLIRRMRLIRLWMAEGFVEAKGRKTQEEVGEGYLNELVNRSLVQVATRTRNGRVSTCRVHDLLREIIVSKSRGGQNLVAIANEENVRWPEKIRRLAVHKTLENVPQDMVLGQLRSLLMFSLPSGDCIPTLFSGGLRLLKVLDLQGAPLEIIPNEVWNLFNLRYLSLRRTKVKVIPSSIGKLQNLETLDLKHSYVTELPAEILMLHQLRHLLLYRYEKQTSSPFHSTYGFKAPQGMQALSFLQKLCFVDVEEGSGVISEVGHLKQLRKLGIIKLRKEDGMNLCSSIEKLSNLRSLDVTSIQDDEMIDLQYMSSPPRFLQRLWLQGRLEKMPHWISSLDNLVKLRLRWSRLRDDPLVLLQALPSLVELQLRHAYEGESLCFKSAGFLRLNILHFHKLERLRRVTVEDGAMPRLERLGIFYCKLLEKVPQGIQFLTQLKSLDLAEMPNEFIGKLQDRNGEDYSVIEHIPDVRYTYWVNNQWKQYRL from the coding sequence ATGGCGGAGTCTGTTGTAACCTTTCTACTCAACAAGCTTGCAACCTTACCACAGCTGGAACAGTTGAAACTGCTGAGACGGGTTTGGGGAGACGTTGAATACATCAGAGATGAACTAGAGCGCATGAAGGCCTTCCTGAGGGTGGCAGATGCAATGGAAGAGAGCGACGAGGAACTCAAAGTATGGGTTAGGCAGGTCAGCGATGTTGCTTATGACACTGAAGATGTTCTCGATGAATTCTCACATCGCCTTGCAGTACATCCCCAACAGGAATGGTTTTGCGGTTTGCTTGATATGATCAGCTTTTGCACTCCCAACAACTTGACGAATCGCCTCCGAATTGCCTATAAAATGAAGGCCATCAAATCCAGAGTCATCAATATTTCTGAGGGGCATAGGAGATACCGTTACAGATCCGATGTTGCAAGGCAAGAATGCTCAAGCTCAAGCTCCATTACTACTGCTGCTACGAACATTAATGCAAGAAATATCGAGCGTAGAGGGGACGCACTTCTACTGGACGAAGCTGAGCTGGTGGGCATCAACCAGCACAAAAGCTTGCTGATCGAGTGCCTTGTAAAGGGCGGGTGCGGAGCTGGACTCAAGGTGGTTTCAGTTGTTGGGATGGGGGGACTAGGGAAGACTACCCTAGTGAAGAAAGTGTATGACGATATTGAAGTGAGGAAACACTTCGAAAGCCACATGTGGATCACAGTTTCTCAATCATTCAAGACTGAGGAGCTGCTAAAGGACATGATTCGACAGCTCTACGACGGGATCAGGCAACCAGTGCCCAATTCTGTGGACATGGGGAGCAGCCAAATGCTGAAAGCATCCATCAAAGACTTCCTGCAACAAAGGAGGTACCTACTCATTCTAGACGACGTATGGGACTTACATGCTTGGGAAGCATTAAAATATACCTTGCCTAACAGCAATTGTGACGGCCGAGTATTGCTCACAACCCGTAATGTTGATACAGCTTCGACAGCCTGTAAAGAGTCCCATGGTAATGTCTATACTTTCAAGCCTTTATCTCAAGAAGAGTCCTGGACTTTGTTTTGTAAAAAGACATTTCCGGCTGAGTCTTGCCCTTCCTATTTGGAGGGTATCTCTAAATGCATCCTACAAAGATGTGAGGGTTTGCCTCTTGCAATTGTGGCGGTCAGCGGCGTTTTGTCAACAAAGGACGGCATCGATGAATGGGAGAGTGTGCATCGCAGCCTTGGTGCTGAGCTAGAAGGCAACAACAAGTTCGATAGCTTGAAGGAAATATTGTTACTCAGTTACAATGATCTGCCTTATTATCTAAAATCATGTTTCTTGTACATGAGCATCTTTCCTGAGGATTATCTGATAAGGCGGATGAGACTTATTCGGTTATGGATGGCTGAAGGGTTTGTGGAAGCAAAAGGAAGAAAGACCCAAGAAGAAGTGGGAGAGGGCTACCTCAATGAGCTTGTCAATAGAAGCTTAGTCCAAGTCGCTACCAGAACTAGAAATGGAAGGGTTAGCACCTGCCGCGTCCATGACCTTTTGCGCGAGATTATAGTATCAAAGTCAAGAGGAGGCCAAAACCTGGTAGCAATAGCCAATGAAGAAAATGTAAGGTGGCCTGAAAAGATCAGACGCCTTGCTGTTCATAAGACCCTGGAAAATGTACCTCAGGACATGGTGCTGGGTCAGCTGCGTTCTCTGCTCATGTTCAGCTTACCATCCGGAGACTGCATTCCTACATTGTTTAGTGGTGGTCTTAGGCTGCTCAAGGTGTTGGATTTGCAAGGTGCACCCTTGGAGATTATTCCAAATGAAGTTTGGAATCTATTCAATTTGAGGTACCTGAGCTTGAGGAGAACCAAGGTGAAAGTGATCCCAAGCTCTATTGGGAAGCTTCAAAACCTTGAAACTTTGGATCTTAAACATTCCTATGTCACTGAGTTGCCAGCAGAGATCCTAATGCTCCATCAGCTCCGCCATCTCCTGCTTTATCGTTATGAGAAACAAACTTCTTCACCCTTCCACTCTACTTATGGTTTCAAGGCACCCCAGGGAATGCAAGCCCTATCCTTCCTACAAAAGCTTTGTTTTGTAGATGTAGAGGAGGGCAGTGGTGTGATAAGTGAGGTGGGGCACCTGAAGCAACTGAGGAAGTTGGGCATTATCAAGTTGAGAAAGGAAGATGGGATGAATTTGTGCTCTTCCATTGAAAAATTAAGCAACCTCCGGTCATTGGATGTAACTTCAATACAAGATGATGAGATGATTGACCTGCAATACATGTCTTCGCCTCCTAGGTTCCTGCAACGCCTGTGGCTACAGGGGCGTCTAGAGAAGATGCCACACTGGATATCTTCACTTGACAACCTTGTCAAACTACGCCTGAGGTGGAGTCGCTTGAGGGACGATCCTCTTGTGCTCCTTCAAGCTTTGCCCAGTCTCGTAGAACTTCAACTTCGCCATGCTTATGAAGGTGAATCCTTATGCTTCAAGAGTGCAGGGTTCTTGAGGCTTAATATTCTGCATTTCCATAAACTAGAGAGACTGAGGCGGGTGACAGTGGAGGATGGGGCGATGCCTCGTCTTGAAAGATTAGGAATTTTCTACTGTAAACTGCTGGAGAAGGTGCCCCAGGGTATTCAGTTCCTCACGCAACTGAAGTCCCTCGATCTTGCTGAAATGCCGAATGAATTTATTGGGAAGCTACAGGACAGAAACGGGGAAGATTATTCTGTAATTGAGCACATCCCAGATGTTCGTTACACCTATTGGGTCAACAACCAATGGAAGCAATATCGCCTCTAG